In one Diabrotica virgifera virgifera chromosome 7, PGI_DIABVI_V3a genomic region, the following are encoded:
- the LOC126888128 gene encoding uncharacterized protein LOC126888128, which yields MIDTGSEITLVNRKLIEEVNLTNLIYKIPRVNLVGANKRTLATINEGIRVMVRLGKNMYALQCVIMPNMSHDMIVGVDELAEKHVVIDFKNNTMKLTEEKEKEQDKEHEKQNTDESGKEQTVEMNLAAKQGQRKKRRKGQKKIKENETCGSSKEELSPEEENLGVSETKETWDSSKEETSSGEEEIKQKNESEKNMIETVVFEEEVYANEDAECTVNMCEESEKKDRKLICGEGKEKELRLMLRNYENLINEENRVAKKYEHSFEVKNLGNFRSKTYPIPYKYRQEIKVRKYTGSWFCLEKIYLKMQINFIEYKAGICYISI from the exons atgatagacactggatctgaaataacattggtcaacagaaaactaatagaagaagttaacttaacaaatttaatttacaaaatacctagggtaaatttagtgggcgcaaacaaacggacattggcaactataaatgaaggcatacgagtaatggtacgactgggtaagaatatgtatgcactacaatgtgtaataatgccaaacatgtcacatgacatgatagtaggagttgacgaattggcagaaaaacatgtagtgatagattttaaaaataatacgatgaaactaacagaagaaaaagaaaaagaacaggacaaggaacatgagaaacaaaatacggacgaatcaggtaaagaacaaacagtggaaatgaatttggcagcgaagcaaggacaaagaaaaaaaaggagaaaaggtcagaaaaagataaaagaaaatgaaacctgtggctcctcaaaagaagagttgagcccagaagaagaaaatttgggagtatcagaaacaaaggaaacctgggattcctcaaaagaagagacgagctcaggagaagaagaaataaagcaaaaaaatgaaagtgaaaagaatatgattgaaacagtggtatttgaagaggaggtatatgcaaacgaggatgcagaatgcacggtaaacatgtgtgaagaatctgagaaaaaagacagaaaattgatatgtggagaagggaaagaaaaggaattgcggttgatgttaagaaactatgaaaatttgatcaatgaggaaaacagagtggcgaaaaagtacgaacattcatttgaggtgaaaaacttgggaaattttcgatcaaagacttacccgattccatacaagtatcgacaagag attaaagtaaggaaatatacagggagttggttttgcctcgagaaaatttatttaaaaatgcagataaattttatcgaatacaaggcggggatttgttatatttctatttga